DNA from Granulicella arctica:
TTTATCTACGACACCTCGGACAACCAGTTCTACTTTCTCGAAGTCAACACGCGTCTACAGGTCGAGCATCCCGTAACAGAGATGGTGACCGGAATCGATCTCGTCGAGTGCATGCTCCTCGTCGCCGCACGCGAGCCCCTGGATTGGGACGCCCTCACGCGTAAGCCACAAGGCGCATCGATCGAGGTCCGCATATACGCTGAAGACCCGGCGAAGAACTTTCAACCCTCACCCGGCACCCTCGCCGAGGTCCACTTCCCCGCAGGCATTCGCGTCGATGGCTGGGTCGAGACCGGCACCGAGGTCTCCTCCAACTTCGATCCCATGCTCGCCAAGCTCATCGCTCACGGCACTACTCGCGAAGAAGCGCGCACCAGGCTCGCCGCTGCGCTTGAGGCCACACGGCTCCACGGCATAGAAACCAACCTCGATTTCCTGCGCAGGATCATCGCCAGCGAGACCTTCGTCACCGGTATCTCTACCACTCGTTTCCTCGACACCTTCACCTACCAACCCTCAGCCATCGAGGTCCTCGAACCCGGCACTTACACCACCGTGCAGGATTATCCCGGACGCACCGGCTACTGGGACATCGGTGTTCCGCCCTCCGGCCCTATGGACGACGAGGCCTTCCGCATCGCCAACCGCATCGTCGGCAACACGGCGCAAGCGGCAGCGCTGGAATGTACACTCATCGGCCCCACGCTGCGCTTCCACTCCGATGCCGTCATCGCACTCACCGGAGCAGTAACCTTCGCCAAGCTCAATGGCGCTCCGATCAAGATGTGGACGCCGGTGAGCGTCCAGGCAGGCCAAGTACTCGCCGTAGGCCAGGCCATCAGCGGCTGTCGAACCTATCTCGCCGTGCGCTCTGGCTTTGATGTCCCCATCTACCTCGGCAGTAAATCTACCTTCGTCTTAGGTGCGTTCGGTGGCCACGCTGGCCGCACGCTGCGCGCAGGCGATATGCTCCGCATTAACGACCCAGCACTCGCTGCCAGCACCACTCCTGCGCCCTCGGACGCACCACAGCCCTACCCAACCGAGCTCATCCCGGCATACACGCGCGAGTGGGAAATTGCCGTTCTCTACGGTCCACACGGCGCACCTGATTACTTCACCGTCGGAGCTATCGATGAGTTCTTCGCTGCGTCATGGGAGGTCCACCACAACTCCAACCGTCTCGGCGTGCGACTCATTGGCCCCAAGCCGACCTGGACACGCAGCACCGGCGGCGAGGCCGGTCTACATCCTTCCAACGTGCATGACTGCGAGTACGCTGTCGGCAGCATCAATTTCACCGGCGACAGCCCCGTCATCCTCACGCACGATGGCCCCAGCCTTGGTGGCTTTGTCTGCCCCGTCACCATCATCAAAGCGGAGCTCTGGAAGGTAGGCCAGATCAAACCCGGTGATCGCATCCGATTCACCCCTGTCCATTACGACGACGCCCTCAAGCTCGAAGCCGAACAGGAAGCACGCATTCGCACCCTGCAACCTGCTCCCAAGCCAACCCCGTCGCGAGCTTCACTAACGACTTCGTTCACCAGCTCTGCTACCATCCTCGCGCAACGCAGCGCAGTCGATCATCATCCGAAAGCGCTTTGGCGTCAGGCCGGCGACCGATACATTCTGCTGGAGTACGGCGAAGACGTCCTCGACCTCGCCCTGCGTTTACGTGTGCATCTCCTGATGGAGGCGATCCGCGTAGAGAAGCTGCCTGTTGAAGAACTCTCTCCTGGAGTCCGCTCGCTGCAAATTCGCTACGATAGCCATCGCATCCAGCAGCCGGACCTCATGCGCCACCTGCAGCGTATGGAAGAGACGCTTCCCAATGTATCGACGCTGAAGATCCCCACACGGGTCATTCATCTGCCGATGGCCTTCGAAGACTCCGCAACCCTCGGCGCCATCCAGCGCTACAGCGAGACCGTCCGCTTCAACGCTCCCTGGCTACCGCGCAACGTCGAGTTCCTGCGCCGCATCAACGGGCTC
Protein-coding regions in this window:
- the uca gene encoding urea carboxylase; protein product: MFSSVLIANRGEIALRAIRTLRRLGIRSVAVYADSDRNSAHVREADTAIALGGVRPADSYLRIDKLIAACHEAGAQAVFPGYGFLSESAEFAEACEAAGLAFLGPTPLQIREFGLKHRSRELAAQAGVPLTPGTGLLSSLEEALQEADCLRYPLMLKSTAGGGGIGLSRCDSPQELTAAYESVQRLGQQFFREAGIFLERYVDRARHIEVQILGDGEGRIVALGERDCSIQRRNQKVVEETPAPNLDAATRSALLEAAVKLGTSVNYRSAGTVEFIYDTSDNQFYFLEVNTRLQVEHPVTEMVTGIDLVECMLLVAAREPLDWDALTRKPQGASIEVRIYAEDPAKNFQPSPGTLAEVHFPAGIRVDGWVETGTEVSSNFDPMLAKLIAHGTTREEARTRLAAALEATRLHGIETNLDFLRRIIASETFVTGISTTRFLDTFTYQPSAIEVLEPGTYTTVQDYPGRTGYWDIGVPPSGPMDDEAFRIANRIVGNTAQAAALECTLIGPTLRFHSDAVIALTGAVTFAKLNGAPIKMWTPVSVQAGQVLAVGQAISGCRTYLAVRSGFDVPIYLGSKSTFVLGAFGGHAGRTLRAGDMLRINDPALAASTTPAPSDAPQPYPTELIPAYTREWEIAVLYGPHGAPDYFTVGAIDEFFAASWEVHHNSNRLGVRLIGPKPTWTRSTGGEAGLHPSNVHDCEYAVGSINFTGDSPVILTHDGPSLGGFVCPVTIIKAELWKVGQIKPGDRIRFTPVHYDDALKLEAEQEARIRTLQPAPKPTPSRASLTTSFTSSATILAQRSAVDHHPKALWRQAGDRYILLEYGEDVLDLALRLRVHLLMEAIRVEKLPVEELSPGVRSLQIRYDSHRIQQPDLMRHLQRMEETLPNVSTLKIPTRVIHLPMAFEDSATLGAIQRYSETVRFNAPWLPRNVEFLRRINGLDSVEAVRDIIYATRYMVLGLGDVYLGAPCAVPVDPRHRLLSSKYNPARSFTAEGTVGIGGMYMCIYGMDSPGGYQLVGRTLPIWNKFLTNSQFEPAKPWLLRFFDQVRFYPVEEAELLEQREAFRMGRHSIRIENETFDYAAHRRFLVENSESIDAFRIKQQAAFELEIAHWANQETTAATNLTSTGNFEEISIPEGDQLAAPMHGSIWKVLVEPGQRVEEDQVVLIIEAMKMEVAVRSPKAGVVKAVLCTSGQSVATGDILAVLNT